In Mus pahari chromosome 12, PAHARI_EIJ_v1.1, whole genome shotgun sequence, the genomic window GTTCTGCCTACTGAAGTTAGCTTCAGGTTTGTGACATTAGTTTGCTGGCCAgaagaaatgacaggaaaaaaaaaacaagatcttCCAGCAGGAAATGTGGGCTTACATTAAAGCCCAGGGAAGAGCAAGTGTATGGAGAAGAAAGAAGTACAGAGACGCGGTAGAATCGGAGCACACCACTCCTAACCCCTAAGACATCCATTTGGAAGAGTTCAGATGCTACGAAGGAACAGGCACAATAGAATAATTGGTCAATAATCTTAATCCTACCTTGTTAGAAATGTATgcaaaaaaaatctctcatatTACCAATCATTAAAGGTCTTACTTCCCAAGAACAGGCAGAGAATTTCACGCAACTTGTATTCTCACTCATATGTAATTGAGAACACACAGTGCGTGGATGAGATCAAGCACTTTTTAGTTTACCGCCTAAGGAGAAGAGGGCAGTGGAAGTTCCCCCGGCACCTCTAGCATTCATTCCTAGATGACATTGGTACTCTGTGGACCAGATCGCTAAGCCCTACTAACCAgcgttctcattacagatggcatTTGCTCATCATTTACAAGTGCCAAGTCTGTGTTCAGCACAAAGGCCTTGGTCAAAATGCAGCTTCTGAAGGATGTTGTGGGAAATGACACATACAGAATAAATAACAAGTACGACACCACATACCCTCCTCTTCCTGTAGAGGAAGTGATACAACGGTCAGAGTTCGCTATTGGGCAGGAAGTAGCCTATGACTTGCTGGTCAACAACTGTGAGCATTTTGTAACCTTGCTGCGCTATGGAGAAGGAGTGTCCGAGCAGGTGAGTTTCCTTTTAAAGGTTCAATAAGTTTCTCACgttgaaaaaaaatcctatctgTCATGATAAAGGTCATACACTTCAACCAAAATGCAAATAACAAGAAAAGTTGTAAACACCAAAGGGCAGAGAAGGAGGCTATTAAAAATATAGTAAGTTAGAGATCAAACAGACTAAGACTTGGACATCTTGAAATCTGGGCTGGAAGGGGGCGTGAGGTAGCATCAAGTCCATAGCTTCCTGTCAGTCTTACTAACCCCACTAGTCACAGTTTTCAGTACTCCCTCCATTCAATTCAGCAACCTCAAAACAACCATGCCATGTACTGAAAATAAGGGagcagaaaaggaagacaaatggATTACTTAGTAGATTATTTCCCAGGGAatagtggccaaccaatgacatGCTTTGAAGGGTGGGTAAATGTTTCCTATTTCTTTACAATGAGACTTTTCAATGAAATGCTGTGATATTTAATTCCCTGGGCTTCTAAATGACTTTTTATGTTTGGACTGACTTCAGTGTATCTAATTCTTGTAATAGTGCAATCTTGTAGATCTCCAGTACTATTTTGCAGTGTTATAGTGGATTCCCAACAAAGTGAATATTTACCTGACTTGTCTTTACCTTGCCTGTCTTCAGGCCAGGGTGGCTCCGTCTCTAAGGACTTAACCCAAAAATTATTAAGGCAATGTAAGAGAATAAAATTGTTAGAAAAAGAGGTCCTGTTTGtacaaaagttttaatttttaaacttaaaaattctagatagtttattgttttttttttgttgtttttgtttttttaggaggGAACTCATTGGCAATGTGCTCCCATCAGGAAGTACATTAACAGTggatgttcatacacacacacacacacacacacacacacacacacacacactgccacaacACAGAGGCTACACACAAATTGTTCTTTTACTTTAGGTTGAAAGCTAGTGCATTGGTAAGAAATGTGTTCTATCTGCATAATTGGTAATTATCCAGCAAAGTAGCATGTTATTTACAGCCTCATTTAAAAAAAGCATCTGTTGTGCTTTGGATATATAGTGTCCCGCCAAAGTCTTACATGGCATGTTCCTCAGCTGGTGGCTGTTTGTCTGATATAGCTGGATTATGGGATCTTTGGTAATAATTAAGTTGTTCACTGCATTAGCAAatactatttattcatttaatttctgcAAATGGGGGGACAGTGGTCAAAGAAATATAAACTTCTGTTATATCAAATAAATCACTTTGCATATCTATTCTCTAACATAGTATTTATGACTTACAAGCCTGTGCTTTTATTATAAGTTCATTGCTCACTTTTATTTGTATCAAGAAGGCAGCTCTTCGGGTTAGATACTCTTATAGCGATAACGAAGCCTAAAGAGATCAATCAACCGAtcaatcaaccaactaaccaactaaaaCTCAGAACCAAAACAACAGCAGAATCAATGAAAGTGGTTAGAAGAAACCTGAGGAGGTGGTAGATACATGTGTGGTATTGGTTAGAATGGAATTTTACGGATGTAAGCCCACCTCCAAATAGATCAACTTGCACATATTAAATACTTACAGCCTTTTGCTTGCTGATAATACTTCAGTAATGTGAACGTTTGGTTGAGTAAGAACAGATTACAACCTTCTCGCTTTGAATTTCTTCTGAGATTTACTATCTTTTTGCTTTTCATAGGAAGACTCAAAAcccatggcgggggggggggggaatcatttCCTCAACCAATAGTGGAGCCAGTCTCTAACAGATACTGGGGAGAATGGTACATAAGCCTGCTTCGTAAACTTGTAAATGCATTTTTGAAAGtggctatttttctttatttccagcCAGCTTACAAATGAATGAGACTATTGTTTATTTAATACAGCTATACCACACAATACCTGGGCATTCACTGCTCTATTCTAATCCTAGCCCAAATACCTGAGATACTTGCATTTCTCCTTGGCTTCTGGCCTTGCTCTTTATTATTCTTGGGAATTTTATGTACACAGCACATCTTTACctctttgtttgtctgtctgtctgtctgtctgtctgtttttgatATGCATAAGTCAAGACCTCACcctggcctcaggtggcagttcaggctactcacatcaggctgttccttaCTCGAGTTTCCAGTCCCTTCTCTCTTCATTGTTTACAAACCCTTccgcttctctttctctccaactTGCTACATACTTGTTGATTGTAGTGTCATCAAGTGTGTCTCTGGGTGTCTCTCACCTTTTGATATTCTCAGTGAATAATTTAGGTAGGGATCACTGAACATTATAGGTAACATAAGCAGAAAACTAccaaataagtaaaagtaaaattatagaagaaaataggaTTTGTAGGGTAAGGTCAGGCTGTCTGCCTGATCATTCTCTCCACCGGAAATATTTTTGAGGGATTAGAAAGGGACAAAGTTCTAGGGTCATTCTGTTGTAATGACCAGAAACATCTTGAGAAAGAGTTACCTTATAGATTGCAGTCCATCATTGGACATCCAAGCAGAAGGCCAAGAAGGTACTACCTGGAGACAGTTCTGCCTGCTATTGTATACATTATCTCTTTTCAAGGAACtccctttgtcttagttagggttttactgctgtgaacagacaccatgaccaaagcaactcattgacaacatttagttggggctggcttacaggttcagaggctcagtccattatcatcaaggtgggagcatggcagcatcaaggcaggcatggtgcaagcagagctgagagttctacatcttcattggaAGGCTGTTAGGAAAAGACTTGTTTtctggcagctaggatgagagtttTAAAGCCAAAGCCTACAGTGGgacacctagtccaacaaggccacacctccaaagaaAGCTACTCCCTGGCTAAGCatactcaaactaccacactcTTCACATCCAAGAAATACAGCAAGGGCAAACTTCTTGATTTCTGGCTCCTGGGCTGGTTTAtacttagctagctttcttatgcACCCCTGGACCAGCTGCTCAGGGAATAGAACTAttcacagtgggctaggccctcctctATCAATACGTACAACAATACCCTCCTCTATCAACATGCCTACAGGGAGATCGTTCAACTGATACTCCCTTCTCTTCTAAGCTGTGCCAGGTTGGTGGTTAAAGCTgactaggaaaggaaaggagtcaCAGGTGTAGACCTATTCCCTTCTGACTGCAAGCTCACATAATGAAGTGAACACATGCTGTAAATGTATGGAGCAAATGCTCCTTCAACATGCCTCTGTCTTGCCAGTTTGCAACAAGGAAGCAGCAGTGAGGGAGACAGTACAACATTTCAGAAATATGTAGGTAGAGGCTCCACAGTACAAGCTTATGAGTTATACAGAGGGCGCTAGCAACTGTGACCTTGGTTAGGTTAAACCAGTCCCCAGAtatctgaccaaaaaaaaaaaaaatgtttgctttatttgAAAACCATGGCTCTTGAATCCCAGAGACTTAACGTTGTCTTCTGCATCTGTGATGACTCCAATATCCGAATACGTCTTTTCAGTCATAACACTGCTCTCAGACCCGTGAGGATGCAAGGCAAATATTAGCTGAGTGCCATGAAAACCATGAATTTCTTTAGCTACCCTCATCACGATGATGATTAATAATCTAATGGCTATGAACGTCTGAACTCCTTTATGGACAATTGAGTTTGAGAATGGCTTACTCTGTCTATATGAAAACCAGTTTGACATGATAGTTGGCTAATATTGACTCTTCTTAACTCGTACTGACTCGGTTTCCTGTGACAAAACATTGTCTACAAGCAACTTAAGGGTTAGAGTTATGGTTGATGTTAGGTAAATAGAATGTTTATTTCACCTTGCAGGAGACATCTCATCATTGCAAGAAGCTAGGTCATACAGGTTCTGagtcagaaaccacagaggagcGCTGTTTGGTGGCTTTGCTGTCCATGGTTCATTTGCCTTGCTTTCCTTTACAATCATTAACCGAGATCCCATACCCCCATATGTCCACAGGGCAAGTTGAtgaaggcaattcctcagttgatgtCCCCTTTTCTCAGGTGACAAaactttcctcccccccccatttttattagttatttacttcatttacatttcaaacgctatccccaaagtcccctataccctccctcctgctcccctacccacccattcccccttgttggccctggtgtttccttgtactggggcatataaagtttgcaagaccaaggggcctctcttcccaatgatggctgattaggccatcttttgctacatatgcagctagagacacaagctctggaggtactggttagttcatattgttgttccacctatagggttgcagaccgcttcagttccttgggtactttctctagctgctctattgggggacctgtgttccatctgatagctaactgtgggcatccacttctgtttttgccaggcactggcatagcctcataagagacagctatatcagggtcctttcagcaaaattttgctggcatatgcaatagtgtctgcatttggtggctgattaNNNNNNNNNNNgcttctatttctttagcggaaatgggactgtttagattgttaatctgatcctgatttaactttggtacctggtatctgcttagaaatttgtccatttcttccaggtttccagttttgttgagtatagccttttgtagaaggatccgatgatgctttggatttcctcaggatctgttgttatgtctcctttttcatttctgattttgttaattaggatgctgtccctgtgccctctagtgagtctggctaaggttttatctatcatgttgattttcataaagagccagctcctggtttggttgattctttgaatagttctttttttccacttggttgaattcaaccctgagtttgattatttcctaccctctactcctcttgggtgaatttgcttccttttgttctagagcttttaggtgtgctgtcaagctgcttgtgtatgctctctctagtttctttttggaggcactcagagctatgagttttccactCAGGAATGCTTaaattgtgtcccatatgtttggttatgttgtggcttcattttcattaaactccaaaaagtctttaatttcttctttatttcttccttgaccaaggtatcattgaggagagcattgttcagtttccaagtgaatgttagctttgtattatttatgttgttattgaagatgagCCTTAgcccatggtggtctgataggatgcatgggaaaagttcaatatttttgtatctggtgaggcttgttttgtgaccaattatatggcaagttttggagaaggtaacatgaggtgctgaaaagaaggtgtatccttttgtttttggataaaatgttctgtagatatctgttaaatccatttgtttcataacttctgttagtttcactgtgtctctgtttagtttctgtttctcatctgtccattgatgagagtgtagTGTTCTactgtgtgaggagcaatgtgtgctttaagctttactaaagtttctttaatgaacgtggctgcctttgcatttggagcatagatattcaagattgagagttcatcttggaaaattttacctttgatgagtattaagtgctccttcttgtcttttttgataactttgggttggaagtcaagtttattcgacattagaatggctactccagcttgtttcttcagaccgtttgcttggaaaattgttttccagcctttccctctgaggtagtgtgtgtctttttccctgagatgagtttccggtaagcagcaaaatgttgggtcctgtttgtggagccagtctgttagtctatgcctttttgggggaattgagtccattgatattaagagatattaaggaaaagtaattgttgcttcctgttatttttgttgttatagttggcatcctgttcttatggctgtcttcttttaggtttattgaaggatTTAGGTTTACTTTCTCGCTTTTTCTAGAGCGTAGCTTCCATCCTTGTACTGTTGTGTTTCCtcttattatcctttgaagggctggattcattgaaagatattgtgtgaatttggttttgtcatgggatactttggtttctccatctatggtatttgagagtttagctgggtatagtagcctgggctggcatttgtcttctcttagggtctgtataacatctatcagggatcttctgcctttcatagactctggtgagaagtctggagtaattctcataggcctgcctttatatgctacttgaccttttccccttgctgcttttaatattctgtctttacttagtgcattttttgttctgattattatgtgtcagaaggaatttcttttctggtctagtcaatttggagttctgtaagcttcttgaatgttcatgggcatctctttctttaggtatgggaaattttcttctataattttgttgaagatacttgctggccctttaagttgataatcttcattctcatctactcctattatccataggtttggtcttctcattgtgtcctgatttcctggatgttttgagttaagatctttttttattttgcattttcttcgaTTGTTATGTCCATgctccctatggaatcttctgcacctgagattctctcttctgtttcttgtattctgttgctgatgcttgcatctatcNttcctgatttctttcctagggtttctttctccacagttgtctccctttgggttttctttattgtttcttcttccatttttagatcctggatggtttgttcaattccatcacctgtttagtagggttttcctgtaactctctaagggatttttgtatttccactttaaagacttctagctgtttacctgtgttttcctgtatttccttcttaaagtcctctatcatcatcatgaaaagtgactttagatccatgtcttggttttctggtgtgatggtgtgtccaggacttgctatggtgggagagtttggttatgatgatgccaagtaaccttggtttctattgcttctgttcttacacttgcctcctgccatctgattatctctagtgtttgctgccctcaatatatctgattggagcctgtccttcctataatccNAGTTGATTCAGGNcttctcagagtccagatttctctgtgattctttgattgtgggctcctgtgaacctgagattctgggtttgtctgagttcttggcagtcaagctaatctgagacactcaaatattagtgtgaaccagctcctgttatcctgggatcctgttgtcttaagatcctgggcgtgttacagtgtgtggaagtcatgtatcctttgaggaccatgcagctgtctggtctgtttgaaaccaaagtaaacctgaactgattaaaagaaaccctagcctctggtcaggaaaggttctggtgtccttgttctctgcttccctagtgctgtctcaggtgctgtgcgtgattggattggagcagatgttgtgttccactcaccaatgatcctaagatcgcgtggacAGTCTGCTAGGGAGTGTGGGGCTGTCTGCCAACTCCGTGCCCCAGGTGACcctgtgctggtgcagaccggaagggacttgtgcccctggccaggccagttctctgcttccctagtgctgtctcaggtcctgtgtgcaattggattggagcagttGTTGTGTTCtactctccagtgatcctaagattgcatgggcagtcctctagggactgtgggggtatCCACcgactccgtgccctaggtgaccctgtgctggCGCAGATGGAAGGGACTTGTCGTGACTCAactttcaagttgacacaaacgaTCCATCCCAGATGTTTACTGTATCCAGGTAATAAGAGCTTATAGCTCAGATCACATACTTGGACTCTTTGAGTAATTTCTCTCTTCAGTGAgagaagtgcacacacacacacacacacacacacacacacacacacagctttagtATAGGTCAAACTGTAGAGACTGCTGGAGGGAGCCTCTAGGAAGTTTTGACTTACATCTAAACATCTTGTGGAAAGATGATCTTGGGCAATAGGACCATTTACTTTCAGTCTCCAAGTTCTGCAGAAGAACACAGCACTCCCCCTCTCACCAGAAGACGATGACGAGCCACCAGGACCCATGTCCATAACGAGCTTAGGCACTGCCAAGAGCTTTAATTTTCAGGAATAGAAaactatgtgtgtttgtattttctgcacaattataaaaattataactgtATTCATATCTCATTTGACCTTGTAGTTTTAAATACATTCATTGTCCATTAAAATAGGTCTTTGGTTAATGGAGCAAACCAAAGCTGCAGGTCAAAACTGCCATCTTTAGAATAagatgcatgtttgtttgtttctttcttgtttccttctaGGCCAACCGAGCAATTGGCACCATTGGATTGGTGGCAGCTGGAATTGATATCTTCACATTCCTCGGCTTGTTTCCCAAAAGACAAAGAACGAAATATTAACAGTTTATTGAAGAGATTGGAATGAAGAAATttgtgaggagaaaaaaaaatcctaaggtGAATACTTATTTTGAATGCATCATTATTGCTCGTGGTCCCCATGATGGATGGCAGACTCCGTAATAAATTGCTTGCTGATTTTCATCTTATCATTGAGCCAAGAAAAGTTTTTCCCCACTAGCAGAGATTTGCCGTGGCAGCTTGAACAAAATG contains:
- the Plaat1 gene encoding phospholipase A and acyltransferase 1, with the translated sequence MAVNDGFSLTYPHNPHPGDLIEVFRPCYQHWALYLGDGYVINIAPLDGICSSFTSAKSVFSTKALVKMQLLKDVVGNDTYRINNKYDTTYPPLPVEEVIQRSEFAIGQEVAYDLLVNNCEHFVTLLRYGEGVSEQANRAIGTIGLVAAGIDIFTFLGLFPKRQRTKY